The following proteins come from a genomic window of Nostoc sp. ATCC 53789:
- a CDS encoding restriction endonuclease has translation METEKHNCGQMLNKEQLLNAIDSLEKSLFAPQEAEQQMFPILSTLLGIDGFTVTHTGGIGDQGIDFLAEKEEQKIAIQQKHYSNPNRSIGISVLHQMLGSMIIQKINRVIMVSNTKFSKQARDFVSQNLPISFELIDIDALKAWGARLKNIDEELQAEAIKWISDLSQRLALLIAKDPNVLNVVEWRDLERLLAEVFSGLGFDVTLTPSSKDGGKDLILECTSNATSCSYIVEIKHWRSGQKVGASSITEFLKVILRENHKAGVFLSTFGYCNNAFEHLTEIDRERVRIGGQVKILSLCQRYSKIRSGIWLPISTLPEILFEQTE, from the coding sequence ATGGAAACTGAAAAACATAATTGTGGACAGATGTTAAATAAAGAGCAGCTACTAAATGCAATAGACTCGCTTGAGAAAAGTCTTTTTGCTCCTCAAGAAGCAGAACAACAGATGTTCCCTATTTTATCTACTCTGTTAGGCATAGACGGATTCACAGTTACTCATACTGGCGGGATTGGAGATCAGGGTATTGATTTCCTAGCTGAAAAAGAAGAACAAAAAATAGCCATTCAACAGAAACACTATTCTAACCCAAACAGGAGCATTGGAATTTCCGTTCTGCATCAAATGCTTGGCTCTATGATAATCCAAAAAATAAATAGAGTCATAATGGTCTCAAATACAAAGTTTTCAAAACAAGCCAGAGATTTCGTTTCGCAAAACCTCCCTATATCATTTGAATTAATCGATATTGATGCATTAAAAGCATGGGGGGCGAGACTCAAGAATATCGATGAAGAGTTACAAGCCGAAGCGATAAAATGGATTTCTGACCTTAGTCAAAGGCTTGCCCTCTTAATTGCAAAAGACCCCAATGTTTTGAATGTGGTCGAGTGGAGAGATTTGGAAAGACTCCTTGCAGAAGTTTTTTCTGGATTAGGATTTGACGTTACTCTCACTCCATCAAGTAAAGATGGTGGAAAAGATTTGATTCTTGAGTGTACATCGAATGCAACCAGTTGCTCCTATATTGTCGAGATTAAGCACTGGCGGTCAGGTCAAAAAGTCGGAGCTTCATCAATTACAGAATTTCTGAAAGTAATACTGAGAGAGAATCATAAAGCTGGAGTTTTTCTGTCTACGTTTGGTTATTGTAATAATGCATTTGAACACCTTACCGAAATAGACAGAGAGCGAGTTAGAATTGGAGGTCAAGTCAAAATTTTGTCATTATGTCAAAGGTATTCCAAAATTCGGTCTGGTATCTGGTTGCCAATCTCTACTCTCCCAGAAATTCTCTTTGAACAAACAGAATAG
- a CDS encoding restriction endonuclease subunit R yields the protein MITNASSLTLGALRQTFGLRLDSSDRFFDEWLNNAPTLTEAELQGLDRLTRNYTYLSQEEPPLEEIVKLVVISPLLDLAGFYQFPFLVKAEVSTNIEVADEANAIAVQGRIDILVIQDSFWILVIESKPARLDVTAGIPQALTYLLSAPNLQSSCYAMVTNGREVLFLKCDRHQNVPQYTRSNTYRLLENTSERIQVLQGLKQIGAYIGDLRS from the coding sequence GTGATTACAAATGCTAGTAGCCTTACCCTTGGCGCTCTCCGTCAAACTTTTGGCTTGAGACTCGACTCTAGCGATCGCTTTTTTGATGAATGGTTAAATAATGCGCCGACTCTAACCGAAGCGGAACTACAAGGATTAGATCGCCTCACTCGAAACTATACCTATCTCAGTCAAGAAGAACCACCTCTCGAAGAAATTGTTAAGCTTGTAGTTATATCACCATTGCTAGATTTAGCAGGTTTCTATCAGTTTCCTTTTTTGGTAAAAGCAGAAGTAAGTACCAATATCGAAGTTGCAGACGAAGCTAATGCTATTGCAGTTCAAGGCAGGATTGATATTTTGGTGATTCAAGATAGTTTTTGGATTTTGGTAATCGAGTCAAAGCCTGCAAGACTAGACGTTACGGCGGGAATTCCCCAAGCACTTACTTATTTATTGAGCGCTCCCAACTTACAGTCAAGTTGTTATGCAATGGTTACAAACGGAAGAGAAGTATTGTTTTTGAAATGCGATCGCCACCAAAATGTCCCTCAATATACTAGATCCAATACTTATCGGTTACTTGAAAATACATCAGAACGTATCCAAGTTTTGCAGGGACTTAAACAAATTGGGGCTTATATTGGCGATTTGAGGAGTTAG
- a CDS encoding glycosyltransferase, with translation MNTLPSLNLVKSLENSATETPNSQPIYALISVHGDPTAEIGKEGAGGQNVYVRELGLALAKRGCQVDMFTRREYPDQEEIVELAPGCRTIRLNAGPAEFITRNDLFEYLPEFVEAWLNFQQRTGRNYALIHTNYWLSAWVGLELKSRLGLPQVHTYHSIGAVKYGNVENPPQIAAIRNCVERAILEQADYVISTSPQEAEDLRQLISQHGRIKVIPCGINTQHFGSVSKEVARQQLGIDADSQIILYVGRFDPRKGVETLVRACANLPSGFQLYLVGGCREDGADFKEQQRIETLVNDLGLEAVTVFTGRISQALLPVYYAAGDICVVPSYYEPFGLVAIEAMAAGTPVIASNVGGLQHTVVHGETGFLVPPRDFKALAIAIHSLLQNPTLKQSYGNAAQNWVQSRFSTQGVATQVQELYQSLTLDTFVQEIIQTKKLTPDLERQIQNLLKSKVLKSNEIKALEKLIDSFSNDIVQWATS, from the coding sequence ATGAATACTCTTCCTTCTTTAAATTTAGTTAAATCTCTAGAAAATTCTGCTACAGAAACACCAAATTCTCAACCCATTTATGCCCTAATTTCAGTTCATGGCGACCCGACAGCTGAAATTGGTAAAGAAGGGGCAGGTGGTCAAAATGTCTACGTGCGAGAATTGGGATTAGCATTAGCAAAACGCGGCTGTCAGGTTGATATGTTTACCCGACGCGAATACCCCGACCAAGAAGAAATTGTGGAATTAGCACCAGGGTGTCGCACTATTCGTTTAAATGCTGGGCCAGCAGAATTCATTACTAGAAATGATTTATTTGAATATTTACCAGAATTTGTAGAAGCCTGGCTGAATTTTCAACAACGAACAGGGCGCAACTATGCGTTGATTCACACTAACTATTGGCTTTCTGCTTGGGTAGGATTGGAACTTAAATCTCGATTGGGACTACCTCAAGTTCATACCTATCATTCTATAGGGGCAGTTAAATACGGTAATGTGGAAAATCCACCGCAGATTGCTGCAATTCGTAATTGTGTGGAGAGGGCAATTTTAGAACAAGCAGATTATGTAATATCGACTAGCCCTCAAGAAGCGGAAGATTTACGTCAGTTAATTTCGCAACATGGTCGTATTAAAGTCATTCCCTGCGGGATTAATACTCAACACTTTGGTTCTGTAAGTAAAGAAGTTGCTCGCCAACAGTTGGGAATTGATGCAGATTCTCAGATAATCTTGTATGTAGGACGTTTTGACCCCCGCAAGGGAGTTGAAACCCTAGTAAGAGCTTGCGCCAATTTGCCTTCAGGATTTCAACTCTATCTAGTTGGTGGTTGCCGTGAAGACGGAGCAGACTTTAAAGAACAACAACGCATTGAAACTTTGGTGAACGACCTGGGATTGGAAGCCGTTACAGTTTTCACTGGACGAATTTCTCAAGCGCTGTTACCTGTTTACTATGCCGCAGGGGATATCTGCGTTGTACCAAGTTACTACGAACCTTTTGGTTTAGTGGCGATTGAAGCAATGGCAGCCGGAACACCTGTAATTGCTAGTAATGTGGGAGGATTGCAGCATACGGTGGTGCATGGTGAAACCGGATTTTTAGTTCCTCCTCGTGATTTTAAGGCATTGGCGATCGCTATTCACAGTTTATTACAAAACCCAACTCTAAAACAAAGCTATGGCAATGCTGCACAAAATTGGGTTCAGTCTCGTTTTAGCACTCAGGGAGTTGCTACCCAAGTCCAAGAACTCTATCAATCTTTAACACTTGATACATTTGTTCAAGAAATTATTCAAACTAAAAAGTTAACTCCAGATTTAGAAAGACAAATCCAAAATTTATTGAAATCAAAAGTTTTGAAATCCAACGAAATTAAAGCTCTAGAAAAATTAATTGACTCTTTTTCTAATGACATTGTGCAGTGGGCAACCAGTTAA
- a CDS encoding four helix bundle protein, translating to MKRSKLKNMEEKGKKYFRTHEDLAIYQLAFETAMQIFEYSKKFPVEEKYSLTDQIRRSDARRLATASLSRSVSANMAEAWRKRRYKAAFVAKLNDCVRGACRRQAEAAETQVWLKFAVKCQYLTVEQGRELYAPYNQVLSGLVKMITHPDDWLLD from the coding sequence ATGAAGCGGTCGAAATTAAAGAATATGGAAGAAAAAGGGAAAAAGTATTTTAGAACTCATGAGGATTTAGCCATTTATCAATTAGCATTTGAGACAGCAATGCAAATTTTTGAATATTCTAAAAAGTTTCCAGTTGAAGAAAAATATTCATTAACTGACCAAATTCGTCGCTCCGACGCTCGAAGACTCGCTACCGCTTCGCTATCTCGCTCTGTCTCTGCAAATATGGCAGAGGCTTGGAGAAAACGGCGATATAAAGCCGCTTTTGTCGCTAAACTGAATGATTGTGTTCGCGGAGCGTGTCGTAGACAGGCAGAGGCAGCAGAAACTCAAGTTTGGTTAAAGTTTGCTGTAAAATGTCAATATCTTACGGTCGAACAAGGAAGAGAACTCTATGCTCCTTACAATCAAGTCCTTAGTGGGTTAGTCAAGATGATTACCCATCCAGATGATTGGTTACTTGACTAA
- a CDS encoding response regulator transcription factor, with product MRILVVEDDVQLAEMLMEALTDRQYVVDIAQDGEEAWDCIKVLEYDLVVLDITLPKLDGVSFCQRLRSPTSRHTLSRNIAIPVLMLTARDTLGDKITGLDAGADDYMVKPFEMPELMARVRALLRRNSAATSSSDFGWGNLRLNSSTYEVTYADQPLHLTPKEFALLELMVSSGRRVLSRAGIIERIWSLDDPPSEETVKSHIKSLRYKLKDVGAADDFIETVHGLGYRLKQL from the coding sequence ATGCGGATTTTGGTAGTTGAAGATGATGTCCAGTTAGCAGAGATGCTGATGGAAGCCCTCACAGACCGTCAATATGTGGTAGATATAGCCCAAGATGGAGAGGAAGCATGGGATTGTATTAAAGTATTGGAATATGATTTGGTGGTGCTAGATATTACCTTACCCAAGTTAGATGGTGTAAGTTTTTGTCAACGGTTGCGATCGCCTACATCAAGGCATACCTTATCGCGTAACATTGCAATACCTGTACTCATGTTAACAGCACGCGATACCCTTGGTGACAAAATTACCGGGTTGGATGCTGGGGCAGATGATTATATGGTCAAACCTTTTGAAATGCCAGAGTTAATGGCTCGTGTTCGCGCCCTGTTGCGCCGCAATAGTGCCGCAACATCTTCTTCAGACTTTGGTTGGGGTAATCTGCGTTTAAATTCCAGCACTTATGAAGTCACTTATGCTGACCAGCCTTTACATCTAACACCTAAAGAATTTGCTCTTTTAGAACTAATGGTTTCTAGCGGTCGGCGGGTGCTAAGTCGAGCCGGAATTATTGAGCGCATTTGGTCACTTGATGACCCTCCGAGCGAAGAAACTGTTAAGTCTCACATTAAAAGTTTACGGTATAAACTTAAAGATGTAGGTGCTGCCGATGATTTTATTGAGACAGTTCATGGATTGGGCTATCGCTTAAAGCAGCTTTAG
- a CDS encoding transglycosylase domain-containing protein has protein sequence MSSFKTFEEKQSQFQTLPSSEFLKKVGQVTGGTLLSITMLSSSLLAGGLVGLAISFRNLPDVRQLRNFIPSETTYIYDIKGKLLARIHGEANRQVVPLNQISPNLKRAVLASEDSRFYEHHGINPGGIGRAALVNLTSGEVREGGSTITMQLVKNIFLSQKRAFTRKIAEAVLAIRLEQVLSKDEILEMYLNQVYWGHNNYGVQTAARTYFKKSAQNLTLGESAMMAGLIQAPEEFSPFVSMKLAKQKQKEVLGRMLELNWINQQEYNDALKQQIKLGEIRSFQGSALPYVTNTVAQELIKKFGRETLLKGGMHVQTTVDTSFQMMAEKTIKKWHRTLELQGLNNNQMALVAIDPRTHFVKALVGGVDSKTSEFNRATQAHRQPGSSFKPFVYYTAFASGKFTPRTTILDTPVSYRDGNGWYSPRNYDNSFMGAIPVRTALALSRNIPAIKIGKAVGMNKVIETCRTLGIMSPMLPVSSLPLGAIGVTPLEMASAYATIANYGWRSPATIIARVTDGSGNVLIDNTPKPQLVLDPWASAATLDVMQTVVKEGTGRGADIGRPVAGKTGTTSSEKDIWFIGTVPQLTTAIWVGRDNNRQLSNHATGGGMVAPIWRDFMQKALKGVPVEKFQPPSKFPRPKSN, from the coding sequence GTGTCTTCGTTTAAAACTTTTGAAGAGAAACAATCACAATTTCAGACTTTACCTAGTTCTGAGTTTTTGAAAAAAGTTGGTCAAGTAACTGGTGGCACACTCCTATCAATTACTATGCTATCAAGTTCTCTGTTAGCTGGAGGACTAGTAGGTTTAGCTATTAGTTTTCGTAATCTGCCAGATGTTAGACAACTACGAAACTTTATACCCTCAGAAACAACTTATATCTATGATATTAAAGGCAAGCTTTTAGCGCGTATACACGGGGAAGCTAATCGCCAAGTAGTGCCTTTAAATCAAATTTCCCCAAATTTAAAACGAGCAGTATTAGCTAGTGAAGATAGTCGCTTTTATGAGCATCATGGTATTAATCCCGGTGGTATTGGACGTGCTGCATTAGTCAATTTGACATCTGGGGAAGTGCGAGAGGGTGGTTCTACAATCACCATGCAGTTAGTGAAAAACATTTTCTTATCTCAAAAGCGTGCTTTTACCCGAAAAATAGCAGAAGCAGTACTAGCAATTCGCTTAGAGCAAGTTCTTAGTAAAGATGAAATATTAGAAATGTACCTCAATCAAGTTTACTGGGGTCATAATAACTATGGTGTTCAGACAGCAGCACGCACTTATTTTAAAAAATCAGCACAAAATTTGACTTTGGGCGAATCAGCGATGATGGCCGGTTTAATTCAAGCTCCAGAAGAATTTAGCCCGTTTGTCAGTATGAAGTTGGCAAAACAAAAACAAAAAGAAGTATTGGGGCGAATGTTAGAACTGAATTGGATTAACCAACAAGAGTATAATGATGCCCTCAAACAACAAATTAAACTTGGTGAAATTAGGTCATTTCAAGGTAGCGCTTTGCCCTACGTTACTAACACAGTAGCTCAGGAATTAATTAAAAAGTTTGGGCGTGAAACATTGCTGAAAGGCGGAATGCATGTACAAACCACAGTTGATACTAGCTTCCAAATGATGGCAGAAAAAACTATTAAGAAGTGGCATCGAACCCTTGAACTTCAGGGATTAAATAATAACCAAATGGCTCTAGTGGCAATTGATCCGCGCACACACTTTGTAAAAGCACTAGTGGGTGGTGTAGATTCAAAAACTAGCGAATTTAATCGAGCAACTCAAGCCCACCGTCAGCCAGGATCTTCTTTTAAACCGTTTGTTTACTATACTGCTTTTGCTAGTGGTAAATTTACACCACGTACAACAATCCTAGATACTCCGGTTAGTTACCGTGACGGTAATGGTTGGTATTCTCCCCGAAACTACGATAATAGTTTTATGGGAGCAATACCAGTTCGCACTGCTCTGGCTCTGTCTCGTAATATTCCTGCAATCAAGATTGGCAAAGCTGTGGGTATGAATAAAGTTATTGAAACTTGCCGTACTTTGGGAATTATGAGTCCAATGTTACCTGTGAGTTCTTTGCCACTAGGTGCGATCGGTGTGACACCGCTAGAAATGGCTAGTGCTTATGCGACTATTGCTAATTACGGCTGGCGATCGCCTGCAACGATTATTGCCCGTGTTACTGACGGTAGTGGCAATGTGTTAATAGATAATACTCCCAAACCTCAGCTAGTGCTTGACCCTTGGGCATCAGCAGCAACTTTAGACGTGATGCAAACAGTAGTTAAAGAAGGAACTGGTAGAGGTGCAGATATAGGTCGTCCAGTTGCCGGAAAGACGGGTACAACCTCCTCAGAGAAGGACATTTGGTTTATTGGGACTGTACCGCAGTTAACGACTGCCATCTGGGTAGGAAGGGACAACAACCGACAATTATCTAACCACGCAACAGGCGGAGGTATGGTAGCTCCTATCTGGCGTGATTTTATGCAGAAGGCACTTAAGGGTGTACCAGTAGAAAAGTTTCAGCCACCTTCTAAATTTCCTCGTCCGAAATCAAATTGA
- a CDS encoding alpha/beta hydrolase, with protein MSSKIRSHPDFLTPELSNSNYPLFVFLPGMDETGKELMYIQTAGLEAAFNVRCFVIPPDVLTSWDEMTEKVVTLIKIELEKLPQSHVYLCGESFGGCLALKVLEKCPQLFTKIILINSASSFHRVPWLNLGSLLFPYTPQLFYKISSFLSLPFLANLSRISPTARLALSKSTSSAPQETANQRLSLMREFDVDENKLSQITQPVLLIGSRNDRLLPSEAEAQYLSNIFPNHQIITLPHSGHACLIESDVNLYQLLLSANFTVA; from the coding sequence ATGTCATCTAAAATTCGTAGTCATCCTGATTTTTTAACTCCCGAATTATCTAACTCTAATTATCCACTCTTTGTATTTCTACCTGGAATGGATGAGACTGGCAAGGAATTGATGTATATTCAAACAGCAGGTTTAGAAGCAGCTTTTAATGTACGTTGTTTTGTCATTCCCCCTGATGTTCTAACAAGTTGGGATGAAATGACAGAAAAAGTAGTAACTTTAATTAAGATAGAACTAGAAAAATTACCGCAATCGCACGTTTATCTTTGTGGAGAATCATTCGGTGGTTGCTTGGCGCTGAAAGTATTAGAAAAATGTCCTCAGCTATTTACAAAGATTATTTTAATTAATTCTGCTTCTTCATTTCATCGAGTACCTTGGTTAAACTTAGGTTCACTTTTATTTCCTTACACACCTCAACTATTTTATAAAATATCCTCATTTTTATCTTTACCCTTTCTAGCTAATTTAAGTCGAATTTCACCTACTGCAAGACTTGCTCTTTCAAAATCAACTAGTTCCGCACCACAAGAAACTGCTAATCAGCGATTATCCCTGATGAGAGAATTTGATGTTGATGAGAATAAATTATCTCAAATTACTCAACCTGTCTTACTAATTGGTAGTAGAAATGACCGACTTTTACCTTCAGAAGCAGAAGCACAATATTTAAGTAATATTTTCCCTAATCATCAGATAATAACTTTACCTCATAGCGGTCATGCTTGCTTAATTGAAAGTGATGTTAATCTCTATCAACTTTTATTATCCGCTAATTTTACTGTTGCATAA
- a CDS encoding HDIG domain-containing metalloprotein, with protein sequence MSLFRRNYRQTRPKSKRSHLKNRLYSAGMFVFVVLSLSSGLGYRFYNQPKLDVGKIAPQTLTAPSSANVEDVKTTEERRREARSGASAVWVDDPVINEQIHQNLQQLFTKGNQIRENLGNFPFFKTSVFSTATQTYLRQAPEPQWQQVLRGLDKNSNLTGLNSAQQLAVKKLRTYRESNSSQAFAQLLKAIAQARQRYNISLKALSAMSKDNTQSVYAQPETLYDATFLNLSDTDWQKTQIQVRQTLDRMLAQGIYPGLSKANLNSAIGMQVSVSVPETAQPLARRLLSEAIAPNLIKDIEQTKLIAEQAAEAVEPAIVSIQKGEVIVQAGAKITQADFVLLDHFHLSQRGIDWLHLIRFSGMVGLAVAIFKLVERRIYAKLRRSDYLLILLLTLSAPLLIFLTKSFTGLPAIGLLLGSFYGTAIGGTVMGLLTILLSMGTELSWHYLVPSAAGGILGGLMAGQWRFPGREALRTREELATLGILIGLTQGVVYLLVNTAIAPLWYAVLGAAVLNGLAGLVWSILALGLSPYLEALFDLVTPIRLAELSNPNRPLLKRLANEAPGTFQHTLFVATLAEAAARALNCNVELVRAGVLYHDIGKMHDPLGFIENQMGGINKHDVINDPWKSAEIIKKHVSEGLVMARQHKLPSAIQAFIPEHQGTILIAYFYQQAQQQNPEKVLHESDFRYDGPIPQSKETGIAILADACEAALRSLKDATPEAALAMVNKILKARWQDNQLVDSGLTRAEMSQIAHIFVQVWQQFHHQRIAYPKL encoded by the coding sequence TTGAGTTTATTTCGTAGGAATTACAGGCAAACTAGACCTAAGAGTAAGCGATCGCATCTAAAAAACCGTCTCTATTCTGCTGGGATGTTTGTGTTTGTCGTACTATCTCTCTCCAGTGGACTAGGCTACCGTTTTTATAACCAACCAAAACTGGATGTAGGTAAGATAGCTCCCCAAACTCTTACCGCACCAAGTTCAGCCAATGTTGAAGATGTAAAAACAACAGAAGAAAGACGCAGGGAGGCTCGTAGCGGTGCTTCAGCAGTCTGGGTTGACGATCCAGTAATTAATGAGCAAATTCACCAAAATCTCCAGCAATTATTCACAAAAGGCAATCAAATCCGCGAAAATTTGGGCAATTTTCCCTTTTTTAAGACTTCAGTGTTTTCCACTGCTACACAAACTTACCTGCGACAAGCACCAGAACCTCAATGGCAGCAAGTATTACGAGGTTTGGATAAAAATAGCAATCTGACTGGTTTAAATTCTGCCCAGCAGCTAGCAGTAAAAAAACTGCGAACTTACCGAGAGTCTAACTCCTCCCAAGCTTTTGCTCAACTATTAAAAGCGATCGCCCAAGCTCGTCAGCGCTATAATATCAGCCTAAAAGCCCTGAGCGCGATGTCTAAAGACAACACGCAAAGCGTCTATGCCCAACCCGAAACCCTTTACGATGCCACTTTCTTAAATCTGTCTGATACAGATTGGCAAAAAACTCAAATCCAAGTGCGTCAAACTTTAGACCGAATGTTAGCACAGGGCATTTATCCTGGGCTATCCAAGGCTAACCTGAACTCTGCAATCGGGATGCAGGTGAGTGTTTCTGTGCCAGAAACAGCACAACCTTTAGCAAGGCGATTGCTATCAGAGGCGATCGCACCAAATTTAATTAAAGACATTGAGCAAACCAAGCTGATTGCAGAACAAGCAGCCGAAGCAGTAGAACCGGCGATCGTCAGCATCCAAAAAGGTGAAGTTATCGTTCAGGCTGGAGCAAAAATTACCCAGGCTGATTTTGTTCTATTAGACCACTTTCACTTGAGTCAACGCGGAATCGATTGGCTGCATCTGATTCGTTTTAGTGGGATGGTGGGATTGGCTGTGGCTATTTTCAAACTGGTAGAACGACGGATTTATGCCAAATTACGACGAAGCGATTATCTTTTGATACTACTCCTTACTCTTAGTGCGCCGTTGCTAATATTCTTGACCAAATCATTTACAGGCTTACCTGCTATTGGTTTGCTTCTTGGTAGCTTCTATGGAACTGCCATTGGGGGTACTGTTATGGGGTTACTAACGATATTGCTCTCAATGGGAACGGAACTTAGCTGGCATTATTTAGTACCTAGTGCAGCTGGCGGAATTCTTGGCGGATTGATGGCAGGACAATGGCGATTCCCTGGTAGAGAAGCACTGCGAACGCGAGAGGAATTAGCTACCTTGGGAATCTTAATTGGGTTGACGCAGGGAGTAGTTTATTTGTTGGTCAACACTGCGATCGCACCCCTTTGGTATGCTGTGCTGGGTGCAGCAGTCCTCAACGGTTTAGCAGGGTTAGTTTGGAGCATCTTAGCACTAGGTTTAAGCCCCTACCTAGAAGCTTTGTTTGATCTAGTCACACCTATTCGTCTGGCTGAATTGTCCAATCCCAACCGACCTTTATTAAAACGCCTAGCTAATGAAGCTCCTGGAACTTTCCAGCACACACTGTTTGTCGCTACTCTAGCAGAAGCTGCGGCACGAGCATTAAATTGTAATGTGGAACTGGTTAGGGCTGGGGTTCTCTATCATGACATTGGTAAAATGCATGACCCTCTAGGATTTATTGAAAATCAAATGGGAGGTATTAATAAACACGATGTAATTAATGATCCCTGGAAAAGTGCCGAAATTATCAAAAAGCATGTGAGCGAAGGGTTGGTAATGGCTCGTCAACACAAGCTACCGAGCGCTATTCAGGCATTTATTCCCGAACATCAAGGAACCATTTTAATTGCATATTTCTACCAACAAGCACAGCAACAAAATCCTGAAAAAGTTTTACACGAATCAGATTTCCGCTATGACGGCCCCATTCCCCAATCCAAAGAAACGGGGATTGCTATATTGGCTGATGCTTGTGAAGCGGCATTACGCTCCCTCAAAGACGCAACCCCAGAAGCAGCACTGGCAATGGTAAATAAAATCCTGAAAGCACGTTGGCAGGATAATCAGTTGGTAGATTCAGGGTTAACACGGGCAGAGATGTCTCAAATTGCTCATATTTTTGTCCAGGTTTGGCAGCAATTTCATCACCAACGGATTGCCTATCCTAAACTTTAG
- a CDS encoding sucrose-phosphate phosphatase: protein MKLLLVIELDNTLVGNNRAIAVLNQRLEAIRNQIYLVYVTGRSYASSRRVITKARLLKPDYLIASVGTEIYQQGVLLEKDWVNQISKDWDWDAVWTIASYFPALIPQPDSEQTPYKLSFCLDMDAPLEVIHDLQDLLTFTGLQSEVIFSNGRDVDIIPKNSNKGEATAYLQELLQAQLDATVICGGSGNDISLFQQPSAGIIVGNAQTELLWWYYKTHYPWHFLAHYPGAAGILEGLIYFNILPFPNSWKAMGYAPP from the coding sequence ATGAAACTGCTTTTGGTGATTGAATTAGATAATACCTTGGTTGGTAACAATCGAGCTATTGCTGTTTTAAACCAAAGGCTAGAAGCTATACGCAATCAGATTTACTTAGTCTATGTTACTGGTCGCTCTTATGCTTCTAGTCGTCGGGTGATAACAAAAGCACGGCTTTTGAAACCCGATTATTTAATCGCTAGTGTAGGTACTGAAATTTATCAACAGGGTGTGCTTTTAGAAAAAGATTGGGTAAATCAAATCTCAAAAGATTGGGATTGGGATGCAGTTTGGACAATTGCTAGTTACTTTCCGGCACTGATACCTCAACCCGATAGCGAACAAACTCCCTATAAATTAAGCTTTTGCCTAGATATGGATGCGCCGCTTGAGGTTATTCATGATTTGCAGGATTTGTTAACTTTTACTGGGTTGCAATCTGAGGTGATTTTTAGCAATGGGCGGGACGTTGATATCATACCCAAGAACAGTAACAAAGGTGAAGCAACTGCATATCTGCAAGAATTGCTGCAAGCGCAATTGGATGCAACCGTTATCTGTGGAGGTTCTGGAAATGACATCAGTTTATTTCAACAGCCATCAGCTGGGATTATCGTTGGTAATGCCCAAACGGAACTTTTGTGGTGGTATTACAAGACGCATTACCCTTGGCACTTTTTAGCTCACTACCCTGGTGCTGCGGGTATTCTTGAAGGATTGATTTATTTTAATATTTTGCCATTTCCTAATAGTTGGAAGGCGATGGGCTACGCCCCACCATAG
- a CDS encoding cupin domain-containing protein, whose amino-acid sequence MQNNSSPKPTIEYWHVWTDNDGISHQSRCQIEDFMEKGIAPDTSPQWLSNLKQSGATITFTVLPVGWVGNWHENPKPQWIIPLSGRWFVETMDGQRVEMGVGEISFGEDQGTKTDAQGHKGHLSGTVGDVPAVLIMVQFEETPTIEQSCRFR is encoded by the coding sequence ATGCAGAATAACTCATCACCCAAACCAACAATTGAATACTGGCACGTCTGGACTGACAACGACGGTATAAGTCACCAATCCCGTTGTCAAATTGAAGACTTTATGGAAAAAGGCATAGCCCCGGATACCTCACCGCAGTGGCTTTCTAATTTGAAACAGTCCGGTGCTACAATCACCTTTACTGTGCTACCCGTGGGATGGGTTGGTAACTGGCATGAGAACCCGAAACCCCAGTGGATCATCCCACTGTCGGGACGCTGGTTTGTGGAGACTATGGACGGACAGCGAGTCGAGATGGGTGTTGGCGAAATTTCCTTTGGAGAAGATCAGGGTACGAAAACAGACGCGCAAGGTCATAAGGGTCACTTATCTGGAACAGTAGGCGATGTACCAGCTGTTCTAATAATGGTGCAATTTGAAGAGACTCCGACTATAGAGCAATCCTGTAGATTTAGGTAA